Proteins encoded together in one uncultured Desulfosarcina sp. window:
- a CDS encoding polyprenyl synthetase family protein, with protein sequence MTVGLKQKILAAVQDDLQRIEEELAGNLNPHFDLVSRVAGHILFAGGKRLRPLLMVLCARLCGYSGDRDARFATIFEYLHAATLLHDDLVDGSEMRRGKTVANQVWDNPTAVLTGDFLLARGLSIAADTGLCEVIETIAGITENMSQGEIRQLEKKGDVTLTEEDYLEVIRCKTAVLFQGACRTGALVAGAEPIRVTALSDYGHHLGLAFQMADDLLDYTQDLETMGKHAGADLREGKLTLPLIHALSRSSDADRERMLAVLKNPDFSTHEFEGLVDCLEKYGGIAYTREQAAAHIQAAKAVLRPFDDHPTRELLMDIADYALVRKA encoded by the coding sequence ATGACCGTTGGCCTGAAGCAGAAAATCCTGGCGGCCGTTCAAGACGACCTGCAGCGTATCGAAGAGGAGCTGGCCGGGAACCTCAACCCCCATTTCGATCTGGTGTCCCGGGTGGCCGGGCACATCTTGTTTGCCGGGGGAAAGCGCCTCCGTCCCCTGCTGATGGTGTTGTGCGCGCGCCTCTGCGGCTATTCCGGCGATCGGGACGCCCGCTTTGCCACCATTTTCGAATACCTGCACGCCGCCACCCTGCTGCACGACGATCTGGTGGACGGCAGCGAGATGCGGCGGGGAAAGACAGTGGCCAACCAGGTCTGGGACAACCCCACGGCGGTGTTGACCGGAGACTTCCTGCTGGCCCGCGGGCTTTCCATTGCCGCCGACACCGGGTTGTGCGAAGTGATTGAAACCATTGCCGGCATCACCGAGAACATGTCCCAGGGGGAGATTCGCCAGTTGGAGAAGAAAGGCGACGTTACCCTGACCGAAGAAGACTATCTGGAGGTGATCCGCTGCAAAACGGCCGTTTTGTTCCAGGGGGCCTGCAGGACCGGCGCCCTGGTTGCCGGCGCCGAACCGATCCGGGTGACGGCCTTAAGCGACTACGGCCATCACCTGGGTTTGGCCTTTCAGATGGCCGACGACCTGCTGGACTATACCCAGGACCTGGAGACGATGGGAAAACATGCCGGCGCCGACCTGCGGGAGGGCAAACTGACCCTGCCGCTGATCCATGCCCTGTCCCGGTCATCCGATGCGGATCGTGAGCGGATGCTGGCAGTCCTGAAAAATCCGGATTTCAGCACCCATGAATTCGAAGGGTTGGTGGATTGCCTGGAAAAGTACGGCGGAATCGCCTATACCCGGGAGCAGGCGGCGGCGCATATTCAGGCCGCCAAGGCCGTCCTGAGGCCGTTCGACGACCATCCGACCCGGGAGCTACTGATGGATATTGCCGACTATGCGCTGGTTCGAAAGGCGTAG
- the rimO gene encoding 30S ribosomal protein S12 methylthiotransferase RimO: MNSTRLYIESLGCARNQVDSETMAGQLRLAGWSMVQDPARADVIVVNTCSFVESAINESIDTILELARHKKLGRCRRLVVAGCLPERFRDAIVDALPEVDQFLGTGAFARITEAVAGKMPRGSCLLPDPDSIPMDPKTVRERVQAHTAYLKIAEGCSRRCTYCIIPQLRGRQKSRPMEQILEEARKLVADGVRELNLVAQDTTAYGRDLDAGGGFDTLLNRLAESADQSWIRFLYGHPESITDRVIKAVADHDNLCPYFDLPVQHAAANVLRKMNRHYDREQMLDLFDRIRAAVPDAAIRTTLIVGFPGETEADFQTLMDFVEQVRFDHLGVFTYSDAEDLPSHRLPDHVPSKVAQMRYDALMEKQMQISADNLTAMVGRTVPVLVENPCEPHLFEGRSMRQAPEVDGLTFVRTGPGGPDVVLGQPALVRITDALEYDLIGAAL; this comes from the coding sequence TTGAATTCGACGCGTCTTTACATCGAAAGTCTGGGCTGTGCCCGCAACCAGGTGGACAGCGAAACCATGGCCGGCCAACTGCGACTGGCCGGCTGGTCCATGGTCCAGGATCCCGCCCGGGCGGACGTCATCGTGGTCAATACCTGCAGCTTTGTGGAATCGGCCATCAACGAGTCTATCGACACGATTCTCGAACTGGCCCGGCATAAAAAATTGGGACGCTGCCGGCGTCTCGTGGTGGCCGGGTGCCTGCCGGAGCGCTTCCGCGATGCCATTGTCGACGCCCTGCCCGAAGTGGACCAGTTCCTCGGCACCGGCGCCTTTGCCCGCATCACCGAAGCGGTGGCCGGGAAAATGCCCCGGGGCAGTTGCCTGCTGCCCGATCCGGACAGCATCCCCATGGACCCAAAAACAGTACGCGAGCGGGTGCAGGCCCACACCGCCTACCTGAAAATTGCCGAAGGCTGCAGCCGTCGCTGTACGTATTGCATCATTCCGCAGTTGCGGGGCCGCCAAAAGAGCCGCCCCATGGAACAAATTCTGGAAGAGGCCCGGAAACTGGTTGCCGATGGAGTCCGGGAGTTGAATCTGGTGGCCCAGGACACCACGGCCTACGGTCGGGATCTGGATGCAGGGGGGGGATTCGATACCTTGCTGAACCGTCTGGCGGAATCGGCCGATCAGAGCTGGATCCGGTTTCTGTATGGCCATCCGGAAAGCATCACGGACCGCGTGATCAAGGCTGTTGCCGACCATGACAACCTGTGCCCCTACTTCGATCTGCCTGTTCAGCACGCGGCCGCCAATGTTCTCAGGAAAATGAACCGCCATTACGATCGTGAGCAGATGCTGGATCTGTTTGACCGCATTCGGGCCGCGGTGCCCGATGCCGCCATCCGAACCACCCTGATCGTCGGGTTCCCCGGAGAAACCGAGGCCGACTTTCAGACGTTGATGGATTTCGTCGAACAGGTTCGCTTCGATCACCTCGGGGTGTTCACCTATTCCGACGCCGAGGATCTGCCCTCCCATCGGCTGCCCGATCATGTTCCTTCCAAGGTGGCCCAAATGCGCTACGACGCGCTGATGGAAAAACAGATGCAGATTTCAGCCGATAACCTGACCGCCATGGTCGGCCGAACGGTGCCGGTGCTGGTCGAAAACCCGTGCGAACCCCACCTCTTCGAGGGGCGCTCCATGCGCCAGGCCCCCGAGGTGGACGGCCTGACATTCGTTCGGACCGGACCGGGCGGTCCTGATGTTGTGTTGGGCCAACCGGCCCTGGTTCGCATAACGGATGCCCTGGAGTACGATCTTATCGGAGCCGCCCTATGA
- a CDS encoding electron transfer flavoprotein subunit alpha/FixB family protein — MPTGILAVTEQVDGVFKNISFEAISAGKKLGDALGGPLTVLVMGSEGEAIAAQAAEYGADRILVANDTDLNDGLSDACTQAVDQIVAQCDPAVIVIGATSLGKDIAARLSARLQAPLAMDCVDVRVDGGQVVATRPMYGGKVLADVSLAGSPAIVAIRPRAMEAVAASGAGEVETVTVNLEGTVLNLVEKNMESGKIDLTEADVVITGGRGMGGEDFCVVENLAQTVGGAVGASRSAVDEGWRPVSDQVGQTGKVVAPNLYVACGVSGAIQHLAGMASSRVVVAVNKDPEAPIFSKCDYGIVGDLFEVVPAITAEIEKIKG; from the coding sequence ATGCCAACAGGAATTCTGGCTGTTACCGAACAGGTAGACGGTGTATTTAAAAATATTTCGTTTGAAGCGATTTCCGCCGGGAAAAAACTCGGCGACGCTCTGGGCGGGCCGCTGACGGTCCTGGTCATGGGGTCCGAAGGCGAGGCCATTGCCGCACAGGCGGCCGAATACGGGGCCGACCGCATCCTGGTCGCCAACGATACAGACCTGAATGACGGCCTGTCCGACGCCTGCACCCAGGCCGTCGATCAGATCGTGGCCCAGTGCGATCCGGCCGTGATCGTGATCGGCGCCACTTCGCTGGGCAAGGACATTGCCGCCCGTCTTTCCGCCCGTCTCCAGGCGCCGCTGGCCATGGATTGCGTGGATGTGCGCGTGGATGGCGGTCAGGTCGTGGCCACCCGGCCCATGTATGGCGGCAAAGTGCTGGCCGATGTAAGTCTTGCCGGCAGCCCGGCCATTGTGGCTATTCGTCCCCGGGCCATGGAGGCCGTGGCGGCATCGGGAGCCGGTGAAGTGGAAACGGTGACGGTCAACCTGGAAGGCACCGTCTTGAACCTCGTTGAAAAAAATATGGAATCCGGCAAGATCGATCTGACCGAGGCCGATGTGGTGATCACCGGCGGCAGGGGCATGGGCGGCGAGGACTTTTGCGTGGTCGAGAACCTGGCACAAACCGTGGGCGGTGCCGTGGGTGCATCGCGCAGCGCCGTGGATGAAGGCTGGCGTCCGGTTTCCGATCAGGTGGGCCAGACCGGCAAAGTGGTGGCACCCAACCTGTACGTGGCCTGCGGCGTTTCCGGCGCCATTCAGCATCTGGCCGGCATGGCGTCGTCCCGGGTGGTGGTGGCCGTCAACAAGGATCCGGAGGCGCCGATCTTTTCCAAATGCGATTACGGCATTGTGGGAGATCTGTTCGAAGTCGTTCCGGCAATCACAGCGGAAATCGAAAAAATCAAAGGCTAA
- a CDS encoding electron transfer flavoprotein subunit beta/FixA family protein: MEIAVLLKQVPATESLIEIADGDTAIKAEGINWVMNPYDELAVEEALQIRDAAGGSVTVFTLGPEKSVESLRTALAMGADTAVRIDSEGRALDGLGTAKVLAGELKKGAFDLIVAGHRAVDDDNFQVGPAVAELMNIPHISMVIDQEVADGKIRCTRTVDGGTLVLEAALPVLITTQRGLNEPRYASLPGIMKAKKKPIDTRPLSETGTDPGDPLVTTVAMRLPPQRTAGRIIEGDTAADKAAALVKALREEAKVI, from the coding sequence GTGGAAATAGCCGTACTGCTTAAACAGGTTCCGGCCACCGAGTCCCTGATCGAGATCGCCGACGGCGACACTGCCATCAAGGCTGAAGGGATCAACTGGGTGATGAATCCTTACGACGAACTGGCCGTAGAAGAGGCCCTTCAGATTCGTGACGCGGCCGGCGGATCGGTTACCGTTTTTACGCTGGGGCCGGAAAAGTCCGTGGAGTCTTTGCGCACCGCCCTGGCCATGGGAGCGGACACGGCCGTTCGAATCGATTCCGAGGGCCGGGCGTTAGACGGCCTGGGGACCGCCAAGGTGCTGGCCGGAGAGCTGAAAAAAGGCGCCTTCGACCTGATCGTTGCCGGGCATCGTGCCGTGGATGACGACAACTTCCAGGTGGGGCCGGCGGTCGCCGAGTTGATGAACATTCCCCACATTTCCATGGTAATCGACCAGGAGGTGGCCGACGGGAAGATCCGCTGCACCCGGACCGTGGACGGCGGGACCCTCGTTCTGGAAGCGGCCCTGCCGGTATTGATCACCACCCAGCGCGGGCTCAACGAACCACGTTATGCCAGCCTGCCGGGAATCATGAAAGCCAAGAAAAAACCCATCGACACCCGGCCGCTTTCGGAAACCGGAACCGATCCCGGAGATCCCCTGGTGACGACCGTTGCCATGCGCCTGCCTCCCCAGCGGACGGCCGGACGGATCATCGAGGGCGACACGGCGGCCGACAAGGCGGCGGCCCTGGTCAAAGCCTTGAGAGAAGAGGCCAAGGTCATCTGA